The following is a genomic window from Candidatus Zixiibacteriota bacterium.
ATTCCCTTATTTTGCTGGTGGCGTGTTTGAGCAAATGGCCGAAGTTTTCGCTCTCGACTTCGGTAGCCGCCGCGGCGAGGACCCTCCTGGTCTCTTCGCTATCCAGTTCGGTAAGCACCGTTATCTGGTTTTCGGAGGTACCGATCAGAACCGATTTGTCGGCGACTCGCAACAGCGAGACGCTTTTCTTCGGCGCTATATATGTTGTTTCGATAACCTCCAGCAGGTTGGACTGTCGGTTACCGGAGTATTTCTTGCCCATCAGGCGCTTCAGCAGGAAGATGCCGACATAGATGGCCGCGACAACGACTACGAGGGCGCTGAACAGTTTCAACAGCGAAGGCATGGCTGATGAATAGAAGGAGGTTTCCCCGGCGCCATTGCCGGTGACCTGCGCTTCGTCTGTCGTCTGCGGGGCGCTGGATTTTACCGCCCTGGCCGGGTCGGTGTTGATGGCCAGCACGCCAATCAGCGCGATGATGACGATCACAAGCACGGCCAGACGTGAACGTCTGTTGACCTTATGCATCTTCTCCAAGTGATTTCAACCTTTCTTCCGGCGTCATGAGCTGGGTGATTCTGACGCCAAAGTTTTCGTCGATAACAACGACTTCTCCCCTTGCCACTACTTTCTGGTTGACCAGAAGGTCGACCGGTTCACCGGCCAGCTTGTTAAGTTCGACGACCGAACCGGGACCGAGCGCCAGTATATCGGCGATAGACATCCGGGTTCGACCGAGTTCGATGGCGATGGGGAGATTGACGTCCATCAACAAATCGATATTGCGTCCTTCCGTTCTCCCGGCCGGTTCCGACAATTGCTGGAACTCGGCTCTTGAGACGGAAGTTGAGCCGAAATCGATATCGTCGACATTCGCCTTCTGCTCGTCTTCGGGAAGATCCTCGAGCATGGCCATCATTTCCGCTTCGGCATCGGCTTCGGCGGGACTCTTATCGGCCCCGACGCCCGGCGCCTCAGCGGCCGCGGCCGCCGCTTCATCGACAGGCACGCGCTGCTCGTTCTCTACCGCTTCCGGCTCCGACGGAGTCCGCAAATCTTTTTCATCAGCCATAATTTATCCTACCTCCAGTTTTTCTTCTTCGGTATAGTCCACTATTTGCACCGCGCGTTTTTTCCCCGAAAGGCCGGGCCGTCCGAGGTATTTCCTGCGGCGGTTAACATAAACCGATATGTCTTCAGATATTTTTGTTTCCGACGGTATGACGTCGTTAACTTTCAGTTCGAGGAATTCGCGCATCCTGATATTGGTCGTCAGAAGTTGGGCGGTCAGTTCGGCA
Proteins encoded in this region:
- a CDS encoding flagellar biosynthetic protein FliO, which encodes MHKVNRRSRLAVLVIVIIALIGVLAINTDPARAVKSSAPQTTDEAQVTGNGAGETSFYSSAMPSLLKLFSALVVVVAAIYVGIFLLKRLMGKKYSGNRQSNLLEVIETTYIAPKKSVSLLRVADKSVLIGTSENQITVLTELDSEETRRVLAAAATEVESENFGHLLKHATSKIREFGFRRAGKTALETQETTV